A genomic segment from Sorangium aterium encodes:
- a CDS encoding PP2C family protein-serine/threonine phosphatase gives MLAIEAGADAPVSRRRASNEERSGELPCLGLFLVTGGCDADAVSRTAIEMVHAVVEADGVDDDRAGEMIAARCRDEVRLMTSPRRSSGNRFESDRREPGPSGAQVNFAGVLLAPGAAYIAYAGNMRICLFREGKLEARTRDLVGVEGDVSEGSVSQDVLATLVQHAHAATRALGCEAAMEMKIQVECTEPGDVLLVCSKDIWGAVPEHRISGILAVHDELRLAASLLMDCAHENGEPQYVTCILARVADI, from the coding sequence ATGCTCGCCATCGAGGCGGGAGCGGATGCCCCCGTGTCGAGGCGTCGTGCGAGCAACGAGGAGCGCTCTGGTGAGCTGCCCTGTCTGGGGCTGTTCCTGGTTACGGGTGGCTGTGATGCAGACGCCGTGTCCCGCACGGCGATCGAGATGGTGCATGCCGTTGTCGAGGCAGACGGTGTGGACGACGATCGTGCTGGTGAGATGATCGCGGCGCGATGTCGGGACGAGGTGCGGCTCATGACGAGTCCGCGTCGATCGAGCGGCAATCGCTTCGAGAGCGATCGTCGGGAGCCGGGACCGAGCGGTGCGCAAGTGAACTTCGCGGGCGTGCTGCTCGCGCCGGGGGCCGCGTACATCGCCTACGCCGGCAATATGCGCATCTGCCTATTCCGTGAGGGAAAGCTGGAGGCGCGAACGCGTGACCTCGTGGGGGTCGAGGGCGACGTGTCGGAGGGCTCCGTCTCGCAGGATGTGCTGGCGACGCTAGTCCAACACGCGCACGCGGCGACTCGCGCGCTCGGCTGCGAGGCGGCGATGGAGATGAAGATCCAGGTTGAATGCACCGAGCCAGGTGATGTCTTGCTCGTATGCTCTAAGGATATCTGGGGTGCCGTGCCGGAGCACCGCATCAGCGGCATCCTTGCGGTGCACGATGAGCTGCGCCTTGCGGCGAGCCTGCTGATGGACTGCGCTCATGAGAACGGCGAGCCCCAGTACGTGACGTGCATCCTGGCGCGGGTTGCCGATATCTGA